The Caldibacillus debilis DSM 16016 genomic interval TTCCGGTTTGGCAGGCAGATCCATCACCTGGCGCAAATCATCCAGGACGAGGCGGACGATCGTTTCATCGTCCAGATCGACGATCTCTTCGTCCCCCGGACGGCCGACATAGCACCGGAGCAATGCTTTTCCTTTCGGCGCCGTATGGGGCCATTTTTTGTGCGCCCAGGTGCAGGCCGTGATCGATTGGACATTTCTCCGGGAAATGACGAAACCGGTGCCGGTGCCGATCGGCCCGATGTCCCTCTCGGAAAAGGCGAGGGCGATCGTCGCCACGGACGTCGACGGGACCGATTGGAGCGGGGCGAAGAAATCGTATTCTTTCAGCAGCATGGGGACGGCGGAATGGGGAACGGCCAGCACGATCGAATCGGCAACAAATCTCTCCCCGTCGTTTAAAAACACCTCGTACCGGCCGTCTCCCGCCGCGATTTTTACCACCCTTACGCCCTTGAACACGGTGCCGTCCATCAATCTTCTTTCGATCGCTTCCGTGAAGGATTGCAAACCGGTGGTAAAGGTGAAAAACTGCCCTTCCTTTTTCCCCTCTTCCTTCTCCGGTTTTTCCGGCCTTTTCGCGCCGCCCCGAAACATGCCCCTGATCAAACTCCCGTATTTCTGTTCCACATCGTAAAAATGGGGAAAAGTGGCCATTAAACTCAGCTGGTCGATGTCTCCCGCGTAAATCCCGGACAAGAGCGGTTCGATCAGGTTATCCACGACCTCGTCGCCGAGCCTTCTCCGGAAAAACGCCCCCAGCGACTGATCCTTTTCCATCTTTGACCGCGGCAAAACCAAATCCAGGGAAGCGCGAAGTTTCCCGGTAATGGAAAACAGGCGGGTGGTCAAGAAAGGCCATAATCTGGTCGGAACGCCCATCACAGTTCCTTCCGGC includes:
- the hemY gene encoding protoporphyrinogen oxidase, translating into MDGIKKRVAVIGGGIAGLTAAYYLQKEIREKNLPFECLLFESSHRLGGKLQTLVTGDGFVIEKGPDSILARKPAAIKLAEEVGMGDRIVRNATGRSYVLVDGRLYPVPEGTVMGVPTRLWPFLTTRLFSITGKLRASLDLVLPRSKMEKDQSLGAFFRRRLGDEVVDNLIEPLLSGIYAGDIDQLSLMATFPHFYDVEQKYGSLIRGMFRGGAKRPEKPEKEEGKKEGQFFTFTTGLQSFTEAIERRLMDGTVFKGVRVVKIAAGDGRYEVFLNDGERFVADSIVLAVPHSAVPMLLKEYDFFAPLQSVPSTSVATIALAFSERDIGPIGTGTGFVISRRNVQSITACTWAHKKWPHTAPKGKALLRCYVGRPGDEEIVDLDDETIVRLVLDDLRQVMDLPAKPEFSVVTRWKDAMPQYTVGHKERLAKIEREMEIHLPNVYLAGSSYRGLGIPDCIRQGEEAAEKVIRSFRG